The following proteins come from a genomic window of Terriglobia bacterium:
- a CDS encoding ATP-binding protein, with the protein MRIESVRIENFRAFKDETVYFNPYTALLGPNGGGKSTVLTALNVFYRYSMDAVTNLVLLDEEDFHNRDVSSPIIITVTFADLGPDAQKDFAAYYRQGKLIVSAKAQWNSSTRCADVKQFGQRLVIKDFAGFFIAEGDGAKVEELKKHYAAIRAKHTSLPAPGTKQVMLDALHDYETVHPDECELVPSEDQFYGISKGKNLLEKYVQWIFVPAVKDATAEQLEARKTALGLILERTVRSKVSFSQPLSDLRQRAMADYQKILAERESLLATLAARGASLDS; encoded by the coding sequence TTGCGAATCGAGAGTGTCCGAATCGAAAATTTTCGTGCGTTTAAAGACGAGACAGTTTATTTCAACCCTTACACGGCCCTACTTGGGCCCAATGGCGGCGGCAAGTCCACGGTACTGACTGCTCTCAACGTTTTCTACCGCTATTCCATGGACGCCGTGACGAACTTGGTCCTCCTCGATGAAGAAGACTTCCACAACCGCGATGTCTCATCTCCGATCATCATCACTGTTACTTTTGCTGACCTCGGGCCCGACGCACAGAAGGATTTCGCAGCGTATTACCGCCAAGGCAAGCTGATTGTTTCTGCGAAAGCACAATGGAACTCCAGCACCCGGTGTGCCGATGTGAAGCAGTTCGGTCAAAGACTCGTCATCAAGGATTTCGCTGGGTTTTTCATCGCTGAGGGAGATGGTGCCAAGGTCGAAGAACTAAAAAAACATTACGCGGCGATCCGTGCAAAGCACACCTCGTTGCCAGCCCCCGGCACTAAGCAGGTCATGCTCGATGCTCTACATGACTATGAAACGGTGCATCCAGATGAATGCGAGCTGGTGCCCAGCGAAGACCAGTTCTACGGAATTTCGAAAGGTAAGAACCTTCTTGAGAAATACGTTCAATGGATATTCGTTCCCGCCGTCAAGGATGCCACCGCAGAGCAACTCGAGGCGCGAAAAACAGCACTGGGCCTAATACTCGAACGTACCGTGAGATCGAAGGTGTCTTTTTCCCAGCCGCTTAGCGATTTACGCCAACGGGCAATGGCGGACTATCAGAAGATATTAGCTGAGCGCGAATCGTTGCTCGCGACCCTAGCAGCCCGTGGTGCAAGTCTGGATTCGTGA